The Synechococcales cyanobacterium T60_A2020_003 genomic interval AATGTCCTTCCGAGTCGGCAGGGCAAAGGTTTTGTTGAAGACCGGGTGCGGCATCTTCAAAACAAATCGAAAGGTAATGATCGTGACGCCAACCGCACCCCCCAAGACAAACAGCAGGGTTGGATCCCAGGTTCCGGCGAGATCGAGAAATCCCAACACGCGATCGCGATCGATCATCTGCGACAGGCCGAGTCCTAACCCAAAGAGCAGACCCGCGATCGCGGCAATTCCGTTTTGTTTACCATTCATGCCCATGATAGTGTTCTTCTCTCCCTACAATCCCAAAAGATGACGAGTCACGAAAACGGTCACAAATCCAGTTGCGAGGAACGTAAGGACGGCAGCAAGCGATCGCGCCGAGAGTCGTCCTAGTCCACAAACGCCATGACCGCTGGTACAGCCGCTGCCCATGCGGGTGCCAAATCCGACCAAGAGGCCACCAATCACCATCGCCCACGGTGAGAAGGTGGATGTTGGCGTGGGTTGGGATGCCAAACCGTACTCGTAAAGCGCACCTCCCGCCAGCATGCCAATCAGGAACAGCCATCGCCAAACTTCAGAACGCTCGAACCGCATTGCGCCGTTTACGATCCCGCTAATGCCTGCAATTTTGCCGTTAAAGGCCAGCAGCACCGTAGCGCTGATCCCAATGAGAACCCCTCCGAGGAGGGCGGAAACCCAGTTAAAC includes:
- a CDS encoding YeeE/YedE family protein, producing the protein MNGKQNGIAAIAGLLFGLGLGLSQMIDRDRVLGFLDLAGTWDPTLLFVLGGAVGVTIITFRFVLKMPHPVFNKTFALPTRKDIDLPLILGAAIFGIGWGISGYCPGPGITALVLGLANPVLFVISFVVGSLAYQAYASRRA
- a CDS encoding YeeE/YedE family protein; the encoded protein is MAEFNWVSALLGGVLIGISATVLLAFNGKIAGISGIVNGAMRFERSEVWRWLFLIGMLAGGALYEYGLASQPTPTSTFSPWAMVIGGLLVGFGTRMGSGCTSGHGVCGLGRLSARSLAAVLTFLATGFVTVFVTRHLLGL